A section of the Mangifera indica cultivar Alphonso chromosome 12, CATAS_Mindica_2.1, whole genome shotgun sequence genome encodes:
- the LOC123192554 gene encoding thioredoxin-like protein CITRX1, chloroplastic, which yields MALLHFHTIPTFSSISSFYSSSPSTSPQFSPSHSSSVKTLQQNLSLSPFSFPITKDPHFSFSTHPRRLLCKPPLGKYVREDYLVKKKTAQEIQELVKGERNVPLVIDFYATWCGPCILMAQELEMLAVEYESNVLIVKVDTDDEYEFARDMQVRGLPTLFFISPDPNKDAIRTEGLIPIQMMRDIIDKDM from the exons ATGGCTCTCCTCCATTTTCACACAATTCCcactttttcttcaatttcttcattttactCATCATCACCGTCAACCTCACCTCAATTTTCACCCTCCCACTCTTCTTCCGTTAAAACCCTTCAACAAAACCTCTCACTCTCTCCATTTTCCTTCCCGATTACAAAAGATCCACActtttctttctcaacacaCCCCAGAAGGTTGCTTTGCAAACCCCCTCTTGGAAAATACGTCAGAGAAGACTACCTTGTG aagaagaagacagcTCAAGAGATTCAGGAGCTGGTAAAGGGGGAGAGAAATGTACCACTTGTTATTGATTTCTATGCGACATGGTGTGGACCCTGTATTCTAATGGCTCAGGAGCTTGAAATG CTAGCAGTGGAGTACGAGAGCAATGTACTGATTGTCAAGGTTGATACAGATGATGAATATGAATTCGCACGTGACATGCAG GTTCGAGGTCTTCCAACTCTATTTTTCATTAGTCCAGATCCAAACAAAGATGCAATCCGGACTGAAGGGCTTATACCGATACAGATGATGAGGGACATAATTGACAAAGACATGTGA
- the LOC123192170 gene encoding U-box domain-containing protein 4-like: MQSQPPSNQTQTKPDGMEVKRRTLLRSLVTKLGSVSEQTRAEALNELRFISKQDSDSRHIMAEAGAIPYLAETLYSSSHAAQENAAAALLNLSITCRESLMSTRGLLDAIAHALRHHSSSTSPATVQSTAATLHSLLVNESYRPIIGSKRDIIHSLIEIVKTRNSQARSIKDALKALFGIALYPLNRQQIINLGGVQPLFSLIVNDGRIGIVEDATAVIAQIAGCEESSEEFKKSKGVSVLVDFLDMGTGWSAQVKENAVAALLNLVSYGRESVGKEVREAGLKVADGVAHVAQNGSTKGKRKAVALLKVLLEGNVVRDSPFYSLLNESNLSF; this comes from the coding sequence ATGCAATCTCAGCCTCCttcaaaccaaacacaaacCAAACCCGACGGCATGGAAGTTAAACGCCGCACTCTCCTCCGCTCTTTAGTAACCAAGCTCGGCTCCGTCTCCGAACAAACTCGAGCCGAGGCTCTCAACGAGCTCCGTTTCATCTCCAAACAAGACTCCGATAGCCGACACATTATGGCCGAGGCCGGCGCCATCCCTTACTTAGCCGAAACTCTCTACTCCTCGTCACACGCCGCTCAAGAGAACGCCGCTGCTGCGCTTTTAAACCTCTCTATTACATGTCGCGAATCTCTCATGTCCACGCGCGGCCTCCTCGACGCTATCGCCCACGCGCTCCGTCACCACTCCTCTTCGACGTCCCCTGCCACCGTTCAGTCCACCGCCGCCACGTTGCACAGCCTCCTGGTAAACGAATCTTACCGTCCCATCATCGGTTCAAAACGTGATATTATTCACTCTTTAATTGAAATTGTGAAAACGCGTAACTCTCAGGCGCGTTCGATTAAAGACGCGTTAAAAGCGTTATTTGGAATCGCGCTTTATCCTTTAAACCgccaacaaatcatcaatttggGCGGAGTTCAGCCCTTGTTTTCGTTGATTGTTAACGACGGTAGAATTGGAATTGTTGAGGATGCCACAGCGGTTATAGCTCAAATTGCAGGGTGTGAAGAGAGTTCAGAAGAGTTCAAAAAGTCTAAAGGGGTCAGCGTGTTGGTGGATTTTTTAGATATGGGGACAGGCTGGAGTGCTCAAGTGAAGGAGAATGCGGTGGCGGCGCTGTTGAATTTGGTGAGTTATGGAAGGGAGAGTGTCGGGAAGGAGGTGAGAGAGGCGGGACTGAAGGTGGCTGATGGTGTTGCTCACGTAGCACAGAATGGAAGCACGAAAGGGAAGAGGAAGGCCGTGGCATTGTTGAAAGTATTGCTTGAGGGAAATGTGGTGAGAGATTCACCCTTTTATAGCTTgctaaatgaatcaaatttatcGTTTTGA
- the LOC123192388 gene encoding trihelix transcription factor ASIL2, whose protein sequence is MDKETNQEAATPSLLPPNNKQDSPKKPFTPTNDRLKRDEWSEGAVSTLLEAYENKWVLRNRAKLKGQDWEDVARYVSSRANNTKSPKTQTQCKNKIESMKKRYRSESANADGSSWLLYPRLDLLLRGSAQLPPQPQPQQLQGQPVSPALMLLEPAPQTVLPPVAAPLLTVPAAAGTTQNSHGSNGIDRAAKEDGVETKVSDHLSDKKAIDTDSSTPALYSSEEEKIRAKKLKTKMEKKKRRKREEWEIAESIRWLAEVVVRSEKARMETMREIEKMRVEAEAKRGEMDLKRTEIIANTQLEIAKLFASTSGKGVDSSLRIGRN, encoded by the exons ATGGACAAAGAAACTAACCAGGAAGCCGCCACCCCATCTCTCCTCCCCCCGAATAACAAACAAGACTCCCCCAAAAAGCCCTTCACTCCCACCAACGACAGATTGAAGCGTGATGAATGGAGTGAAGGAGCCGTTTCAACGCTACTTGAAGCTTATGAGAACAAATGGGTGCTCAGAAACCGGGCCAAGCTCAAGGGCCAAGATTGGGAAGACGTTGCGAGATACGTTTCGTCGCGAGCCAACAACACCAAGTCTCCCAAAACGCAAACGCAGTGCAAGAACAAGATTGAGTCTATGAAGAAACGCTACCGATCGGAGTCTGCTAATGCTGATGGATCGTCCTGGCTTTTGTATCCTCGCCTTGATCTTTTGCTTCGTGGAAGTGCACAGCTTCCCCCACAGCCGCAGCCGCAACAGCTGCAGGGTCAACCGGTTAGTCCTGCTTTGATGCTGCTTGAACCGGCGCCGCAGACAGTGCTGCCTCCGGTGGCGGCTCCTCTACTAACCGTACCAGCGGCTGCTGGAACCACTCAAAACTCACATGGGTCCAATGGAATTGATAGAGCTGCCAAG GAAGATGGTGTGGAAACGAAGGTATCAGACCATTTATCAGACAAGAAAGCAATAGACACAGACAGCAGCACACCAGCTCTATACAGTAGTGAAGAGGAGAAGATAAGGGCGAAGAAGTTGAAGACgaaaatggagaaaaagaaGAGGCGAAAAAGGGAAGAATGGGAAATAGCAGAAAGCATCCGGTGGCTTGCAGAAGTAGTGGTTCGATCAGAAAAAGCAAGAATGGAGACGATGAGAGAGATTGAGAAAATGAGAGTTGAAGCAGAGGCTAAAAGAGGAGAAATGGACCTCAAAAGAACAGAGATTATTGCCAATACTCAGCTTGAGATTGCAAAGCTGTTTGCTTCAACAAGTGGAAAAGGGGTTGATTCTTCCCTAAGGATTGGAAGAAACTga
- the LOC123193311 gene encoding glycylpeptide N-tetradecanoyltransferase 1-like: MGDNNSPPESPKENPDQKSDSNPVAKNDSQLETIVKLIPDSMSMGKRHKFWETQPVGQFKDIGDSSLPEGAIEPPTPLSEVKQEPYNLPTQFEWTTCDMDSEETCTEVYNLLKNNYVEDDESMFRFNYSKEFLRWALRPPGYYPSWHIGVRAKTSKRLVAFITGVPARIRVRDEVVKMAEINFLCVHKKLRSKRLAPVMIKEVTRRVHLENIWQAAYTAGVVLPTPITTCQYWHRSLNPKKLIDVGFSRLGARMTMSRTIKLYKLPHSPATPGFRKMECRDVPAVTRLIRNYLSQFVVAPDLDENDVEHWLLPTENVVDSYLVESPETHEITDFCSFYSLPSSILGNQAHSTLKAAYSYYNVAAKTPLLQLMNDALIVAKQRDFDVFNALDVMQNETFLKELKFGPGDGQLHYYLYNYRLRSAMKPSELGLVLL, from the coding sequence ATGGGGGATAACAATTCGCCACCTGAGTCTCCAAAAGAGAACCCGGATCAAAAGTCAGACTCAAACCCCGTTGCTAAAAATGATAGTCAATTGGAAACCATAGTCAAGCTAATTCCAGACTCGATGTCCATGGGAAAGAGACACAAGTTTTGGGAGACCCAACCAGTTGGTCAGTTTAAGGATATTGGGGACAGTAGCTTGCCTGAGGGTGCAATTGAGCCTCCAACCCCGTTATCTGAGGTTAAGCAAGAGCCGTATAATCTTCCAACTCAATTTGAGTGGACGACTTGTGATATGGATTCGGAGGAGACTTGTACTGAGGTTTATAATCTCTTGAAGAACAATTATGTTGAGGATGATGAGAGTATGTTTAGGTTTAATTACTCCAAGGAGTTTCTTAGGTGGGCGCTTCGCCCACCTGGTTATTATCCCAGCTGGCACATTGGTGTTCGTGCTAAAACTTCCAAGAGGCTTGTTGCTTTCATTACTGGTGTCCCTGCGAGAATCAGGGTACGTGATGAAGTTGTGAAAATGGCAGAGATCAATTTCTTGTGTGTTCATAAGAAGCTTAGGTCTAAGAGACTGGCTCCAGTCATGATTAAGGAGGTTACTAGAAGGGTTCACTTGGAGAATATTTGGCAAGCAGCTTATACTGCTGGAGTGGTTCTTCCAACACCTATAACAACTTGCCAATATTGGCATCGGTCTTTGAACCCCAAGAAACTTATTGACGTTGGTTTTTCGAGGCTTGGGGCGAGGATGACAATGAGCCGAACCATAAAGCTTTACAAGTTACCACATTCTCCGGCTACCCCAGGATTCAGGAAAATGGAGTGTCGTGATGTACCTGCTGTTACTCGGTTGATTAGGAACTACTTGAGCCAGTTTGTTGTTGCACCAGATCTTGATGAGAATGATGTTGAGCACTGGCTTCTTCCAACCGAGAATGTGGTGGATAGTTACTTGGTTGAGAGCCCAGAGACTCATGAGATTACTGATTTCTGCAGCTTCTACTCTCTTCCTTCCTCTATACTTGGGAATCAAGCACATTCAACTTTGAAAGCTGCTTATTCATACTATAATGTCGCCGCGAAGACTCCATTGCTTCAGTTGATGAATGATGCTCTTATTGTTGCTAAACAAAGGGATTTTGATGTCTTCAATGCCTTGGATGTTATGCAGAATGAGACTTTCCTGAAAGAACTGAAATTTGGACCAGGTGATGGGCAACTTCActattatctttataattatcGGTTGCGAAGTGCGATGAAACCATCAGAACTTGGGCTTGTACTTTTGTAG